A portion of the Leifsonia sp. EB41 genome contains these proteins:
- a CDS encoding GMC family oxidoreductase, with the protein MTHDPAAQPAAEYDYVVVGGGTAGGIVAARLSENPDVTVALLEWGPSDRDEGRARELRRWEEMIGSEYDLDYRSAPQERGNSSIRQTRMRILGGCSTANTMIAWRPPASDLSEWVEAGADGWDAASFQPYYDRLTIPVHPIGAADRNPFVADVVASAVSALGLPLQERWNDGRTDTLARGAGFFEVGYDPATNVRGSSSIHYLHDVMDDRESLDVITGARASRIVLDGGRAVAVHYRDASGTLHDVRARREIVLACGAIDTPRLLLLSGIGPAPVLAAAGVPLVHELPGVGENLQDHVEGLVVWEAVSAPPAVSASGWDAGAMVGVDGDPTRADVLMHFPVEPVVDHPRARGVVFPPAIVAIAPNVAKPHSRGRVTIASADPDEPPVIDYRYFTDADGHDERMLVAGVRLARRIAEAEPMRSHLVREVFPGPDIQTDEELSAVQRDIHQTVYHVSGTCRMGAADDDLAVVDPELRVRGIDALRIADASVFPTLTSVNPVITVMMVAERAADLLAARTPTPNPA; encoded by the coding sequence ATGACCCACGACCCAGCAGCACAGCCCGCCGCCGAGTACGACTACGTCGTGGTCGGCGGCGGCACTGCGGGCGGCATCGTCGCCGCACGCCTCTCCGAGAACCCGGACGTGACGGTCGCCCTCCTGGAGTGGGGGCCGAGCGACCGCGACGAAGGCCGCGCCCGCGAGCTCCGGCGCTGGGAGGAGATGATCGGGAGCGAGTACGACCTCGACTACCGCAGCGCGCCTCAGGAGCGCGGCAACTCGTCCATCCGGCAGACCAGGATGCGGATCCTCGGCGGCTGCTCGACCGCCAACACCATGATCGCGTGGAGGCCGCCGGCGTCTGATCTCTCCGAATGGGTGGAGGCAGGGGCCGACGGGTGGGACGCCGCGAGCTTCCAGCCGTATTACGACAGGCTCACCATCCCGGTGCACCCGATCGGCGCGGCGGACCGGAACCCGTTCGTCGCGGACGTGGTCGCCTCCGCCGTCTCGGCCCTCGGGCTCCCGTTGCAGGAGCGCTGGAACGACGGCCGCACCGACACCCTGGCGCGTGGCGCCGGCTTCTTCGAGGTGGGCTACGACCCGGCGACGAACGTCCGCGGGTCGAGCTCCATCCACTATCTCCACGATGTGATGGACGACCGGGAGTCGCTGGACGTCATCACGGGCGCGCGGGCGTCGCGGATCGTGCTGGACGGCGGCCGTGCGGTCGCGGTGCACTACCGCGACGCGTCCGGCACGCTGCACGATGTCAGGGCGCGGCGCGAGATCGTGCTCGCCTGCGGCGCGATCGACACCCCGCGGCTCCTGCTGCTGTCCGGGATCGGTCCGGCGCCGGTGCTCGCCGCGGCGGGTGTTCCGCTGGTGCACGAGCTGCCGGGCGTGGGGGAGAACCTCCAGGACCACGTCGAGGGTCTTGTCGTGTGGGAGGCCGTGTCGGCGCCGCCCGCGGTCTCGGCCTCCGGCTGGGACGCCGGTGCGATGGTCGGCGTGGACGGCGACCCCACGCGCGCGGACGTGCTGATGCACTTCCCGGTGGAGCCGGTGGTCGACCATCCGCGCGCCCGCGGCGTCGTCTTCCCGCCCGCCATCGTCGCCATCGCGCCCAACGTCGCCAAGCCGCACAGCCGCGGCCGCGTCACCATCGCCTCCGCCGACCCGGACGAGCCCCCCGTCATCGACTACCGCTACTTCACGGACGCGGACGGCCACGACGAGCGGATGCTGGTGGCCGGAGTGCGCCTGGCGCGCCGGATCGCGGAGGCCGAGCCGATGCGCAGCCACCTCGTGCGCGAGGTCTTCCCCGGCCCCGACATCCAGACCGACGAGGAGCTGTCGGCCGTGCAGCGCGACATCCACCAGACCGTCTACCACGTGAGCGGCACCTGCCGCATGGGCGCTGCCGACGACGACCTCGCGGTCGTCGATCCGGAGCTGCGCGTCCGCGGCATCGACGCCCTCCGCATCGCGGACGCGTCGGTCTTCCCGACCCTCACCTCGGTCAACCCGGTCATCACCGTGATGATGGTCGCCGAGCGTGCGGCCGACCTCCTCGCCGCCCGCACCCCCACCCCCAACCCCGCCTGA
- a CDS encoding aldehyde dehydrogenase family protein: protein MTIDTTVRIDGRAIINGDRVGASSGETFITINPATGEPLAEVARGGAADVDRAVAAARAAFESGAWSRRDAADRGAVLRRLADLIEKNAAELALLESLDMGKPLSQTSTVDVPGTAATFRWYGELADKLTDEVPSTPPGSTAIVSRVALGVVAAIVPWNYLLDIAAWKLAPALVAGNSVVLKPAETTSLTALRLGELALEAGIPAGVLNVVPGPGSVIGRALGLHPDVDALTFTGSTAVAKKLLTYAGESNMKRLSLEAGGKSSNLIFADVEDLALAAEKAALGAFYNQGEVCSANSRIFVERPVYDEFVGLLTTAAEAYRSGDPLDPASGNGALVSESHADGVAAAIEAAARDGELIGGERLQRQGSTAFIEPAIVAGLPLSHALHREEVFGPLVVVQAFDDEADAVRAANDTDYGLAASLWTSSLSRAHRVSERLVAGTVSVNTVDALGSTTPFGGFKQSGFGRDLSRHAIDNYVGLKTTWFQHA, encoded by the coding sequence ATGACGATCGACACAACGGTCCGCATCGACGGCAGGGCCATCATCAACGGCGACAGGGTCGGCGCGAGCTCGGGCGAGACGTTCATCACGATCAACCCGGCGACCGGCGAACCACTCGCGGAGGTCGCCAGGGGCGGCGCCGCCGACGTCGACCGCGCCGTGGCCGCGGCTCGCGCCGCCTTCGAGTCCGGCGCCTGGAGCCGCCGCGACGCCGCCGACCGCGGCGCCGTCCTCCGCCGCCTCGCCGACCTCATCGAGAAGAACGCGGCGGAGCTCGCCCTCCTCGAATCCCTCGACATGGGCAAGCCGCTCTCGCAGACCAGCACCGTCGACGTCCCCGGCACCGCGGCGACCTTCCGCTGGTACGGCGAGCTCGCCGACAAGCTCACCGACGAGGTGCCCTCCACTCCCCCGGGATCGACCGCGATCGTCAGCCGGGTCGCGCTCGGCGTGGTCGCGGCGATCGTGCCGTGGAACTACCTGCTCGACATCGCCGCCTGGAAGCTCGCCCCCGCGCTGGTCGCCGGCAACAGCGTCGTGCTGAAGCCCGCGGAGACGACGAGCCTCACCGCCCTCCGCCTCGGCGAGCTGGCGCTGGAGGCAGGCATCCCCGCCGGCGTGCTCAACGTCGTCCCCGGCCCGGGCTCGGTCATCGGCCGGGCGCTCGGCCTCCACCCGGACGTCGACGCCCTCACGTTCACCGGCTCGACCGCGGTCGCGAAGAAGCTGCTGACCTACGCGGGCGAGTCCAACATGAAACGCCTGAGTCTGGAGGCCGGCGGTAAGAGCTCCAACCTGATCTTCGCCGACGTGGAGGACCTGGCGCTGGCCGCCGAGAAGGCCGCGCTCGGCGCGTTCTACAACCAGGGCGAGGTCTGCTCCGCCAACTCGCGCATCTTCGTCGAGCGTCCCGTGTACGACGAGTTCGTCGGGCTGCTCACCACCGCCGCCGAGGCGTACCGCTCCGGCGACCCGCTCGATCCGGCCAGCGGCAACGGAGCGCTCGTCTCCGAGTCGCACGCCGACGGCGTGGCCGCCGCGATCGAGGCGGCGGCGCGCGACGGCGAGCTGATCGGCGGCGAGCGCCTCCAGCGGCAGGGCTCCACCGCCTTCATCGAGCCTGCGATCGTCGCCGGCCTCCCGCTTTCCCACGCGCTGCACCGCGAGGAGGTCTTCGGCCCACTGGTCGTGGTCCAGGCGTTCGACGACGAGGCCGACGCGGTGCGGGCGGCGAACGACACCGACTACGGCCTGGCCGCGTCGCTGTGGACCTCCAGCCTCTCCCGCGCCCACCGGGTGTCCGAGCGGCTGGTCGCCGGCACCGTCTCGGTGAACACCGTGGACGCGCTCGGCTCCACGACCCCGTTCGGCGGGTTCAAGCAGTCCGGCTTCGGCCGCGACCTCTCCCGGCACGCCATCGACAACTACGTGGGCCTCAAGACCACGTGGTTCCAGCACGCGTAG
- a CDS encoding LysR family transcriptional regulator — protein sequence MSKKPDVTLAQLRYFIEAATHLSMTRAAEELFVAQSAVSSAIAQLEQQVGAQLFIRQRSRGLTLTPAGQQFLGDARALLLNLEEALDTARGIDNQVRGTIRIGCFVTLAPFILPAIVSRVRAEHPYLDIEVDELDTDGARAALRSGRVELLIGYDFGFGNDIRTAVLSDAPPHVILPADHPLAASPQVFLRELSREPMILLDLPHSREYFLGILAGAGLQPEIRHRSLNYETVRAFVAHGHGFSILNQRPRHDFSYDGERVAALPIADSVPALPVVLAAMRSVRATARARAVSDIAAQVVAEALNPDPLRA from the coding sequence ATGAGCAAGAAGCCGGATGTCACGCTCGCGCAGCTCCGCTACTTCATCGAGGCCGCCACGCACCTCTCGATGACCCGCGCCGCCGAGGAGCTGTTCGTCGCCCAGTCCGCCGTCTCGTCGGCGATCGCCCAGCTCGAGCAGCAGGTCGGCGCGCAGCTCTTCATCCGGCAGCGCTCGCGCGGGCTGACCCTCACGCCGGCCGGGCAGCAGTTCCTCGGCGACGCGCGGGCGCTGCTGCTCAACCTGGAGGAGGCGCTCGACACCGCGCGCGGCATCGACAACCAGGTGCGCGGCACCATCCGGATCGGCTGCTTCGTCACCCTCGCGCCGTTCATCCTCCCCGCGATCGTCAGCCGGGTGCGGGCCGAGCACCCCTACCTCGACATCGAGGTGGACGAGCTGGACACCGACGGAGCCAGGGCCGCCCTGCGCAGCGGCCGCGTGGAGCTGCTGATCGGCTACGACTTCGGCTTCGGCAACGACATCCGCACGGCGGTGCTGTCCGACGCTCCGCCGCACGTCATTCTGCCCGCCGACCATCCGCTCGCCGCGTCGCCCCAGGTGTTCCTGCGCGAGCTCTCGCGCGAACCGATGATCCTGCTGGACCTGCCGCACAGCCGGGAGTACTTCCTCGGCATCCTCGCCGGCGCCGGGCTGCAGCCGGAGATCCGCCACCGGTCGCTCAACTACGAGACGGTGCGCGCCTTCGTGGCACACGGGCACGGCTTCTCGATCCTCAACCAGCGGCCCCGGCACGACTTCAGCTACGACGGCGAGCGGGTGGCCGCGCTGCCGATCGCGGACAGCGTCCCCGCCCTCCCCGTCGTGCTGGCGGCGATGCGGTCGGTGCGGGCGACCGCCCGGGCGCGCGCGGTGAGCGACATCGCGGCGCAGGTGGTGGCGGAGGCGCTCAACCCCGACCCGTTGCGCGCGTGA
- a CDS encoding CoA ester lyase → MTMQLDATPHATTRVPPEVARSWLLLSAARLDAVAVAGSAADAVVIDLEDAIDASRKEIECERVARFLESGGEAWVRVNDRTSAFWAGDVDRLRGLPGLLGVVLAKTEEAAHVTETAERLGGATPVVALIESAVGIENAALIARARGAFRLAFGSGDYRRDTGVANSEAALAYPRSRLVVASRVGGLPGPIDGPSVLDGPPVVTEQSRSAAALGLTGRLCLRETQVGIVNEVMAPSAEDVSWAAGFLDEFEEAGRVVRDGSDLPRLGRAEKILRLDRAFSAAG, encoded by the coding sequence ATGACGATGCAACTCGACGCCACGCCGCACGCGACCACCCGGGTGCCGCCCGAGGTCGCCCGCTCCTGGCTGCTCCTCTCGGCGGCCCGCCTCGACGCGGTGGCCGTCGCAGGATCGGCCGCCGACGCCGTCGTCATCGACCTGGAGGACGCGATCGACGCGTCCCGCAAGGAGATCGAGTGCGAACGCGTGGCGCGGTTCCTGGAGTCCGGGGGCGAGGCCTGGGTGCGCGTCAACGACCGCACCTCGGCCTTCTGGGCCGGGGACGTGGACCGGCTGCGCGGCCTCCCCGGCCTGCTCGGTGTCGTGCTCGCCAAGACCGAGGAGGCGGCCCACGTCACCGAGACCGCCGAGCGGCTGGGCGGCGCGACACCGGTGGTCGCCCTGATCGAGTCCGCCGTCGGCATCGAGAACGCCGCCCTGATCGCCCGCGCACGCGGAGCCTTCCGCCTGGCGTTCGGCAGCGGCGACTACCGCCGCGACACCGGCGTCGCCAACTCGGAGGCCGCCCTGGCCTACCCGCGCTCGCGGCTCGTCGTCGCGAGCCGCGTCGGCGGCCTCCCCGGCCCGATCGACGGGCCGTCGGTGCTCGACGGCCCGCCGGTCGTCACAGAGCAATCGCGGTCGGCCGCCGCGCTCGGCCTCACCGGGCGGCTCTGCCTGCGCGAGACGCAGGTCGGCATCGTCAACGAGGTGATGGCGCCCTCCGCTGAGGACGTGTCCTGGGCGGCCGGCTTCCTCGACGAGTTCGAGGAGGCCGGCCGCGTCGTCCGCGACGGCAGCGACCTCCCGCGGCTCGGCCGCGCCGAGAAGATCCTCCGCCTGGACCGCGCGTTCAGCGCGGCCGGGTAG
- a CDS encoding flavin-containing monooxygenase yields the protein MSSQEIEVLVVGAGQAGVAMSAHLTERGIPHLVLERGRIAERWRSGRWDSLVANGPAWHDRFPGLEFDDVDQDGFAPKERVADYFVAYAAMTEAPIRSGVEVLSVRRNVGAPGFQVETTDGSYTARHVVAATGPFQKPVIPTVIPADAGIEQLHSSDYRNPDQLPAGGVLVVGAGSSGVQIADELRRAGRQVHLSVGPHDRPPRRYRGRDNVWWLGVLGKWEASAPAAGAEHVTIAVSGARGGRTVDFRELAESGITLVGRTQDYADGVIRFGGDLAANIHAGDANYLSVLDEADAYIERNGLDLPEEPEARILGPDPACVTDPVTELDLAAAGITSIVWATGFGVDYGWLQVDALDAAGRPVHQRGVSAERGVYFLGLPWQSRRGSSFIWGVWHDAGYIADQIQIQRTYLSYENAAVAAEGAAV from the coding sequence ATGTCGAGCCAGGAAATCGAGGTCCTCGTCGTCGGCGCGGGACAGGCCGGTGTGGCGATGAGCGCCCACCTGACCGAGCGCGGCATCCCGCATCTCGTGCTGGAGCGCGGCCGGATCGCCGAGCGCTGGCGCTCGGGCCGCTGGGACTCGCTCGTCGCCAACGGCCCCGCCTGGCACGATCGCTTCCCCGGGCTGGAGTTCGACGACGTCGACCAGGACGGCTTCGCCCCCAAGGAGCGCGTCGCCGACTACTTCGTCGCCTACGCCGCCATGACGGAGGCCCCCATCCGAAGCGGGGTGGAGGTCCTGTCGGTCCGCCGCAACGTCGGCGCGCCGGGGTTCCAGGTCGAGACCACGGACGGCAGCTACACTGCCCGCCACGTCGTCGCCGCGACGGGCCCGTTCCAGAAGCCGGTCATCCCGACGGTCATCCCGGCGGACGCGGGGATCGAGCAGCTCCACTCCAGCGACTACCGCAACCCGGACCAGCTCCCGGCCGGCGGCGTGCTCGTCGTCGGCGCCGGATCCTCCGGCGTGCAGATCGCCGACGAGCTGCGCCGTGCAGGACGCCAGGTGCACCTCTCGGTCGGCCCGCACGACCGGCCGCCGCGCCGCTACCGGGGCCGCGACAACGTGTGGTGGCTGGGCGTCCTCGGCAAGTGGGAGGCCTCCGCCCCCGCCGCCGGCGCCGAGCACGTGACCATCGCTGTCAGCGGCGCCCGCGGCGGCCGCACCGTGGACTTCCGCGAGCTGGCCGAGAGCGGCATCACGCTCGTCGGTCGCACGCAGGACTACGCCGACGGGGTCATCCGGTTCGGCGGCGACCTGGCCGCCAACATCCATGCCGGCGACGCCAACTACCTCTCGGTGCTCGACGAAGCGGACGCCTACATCGAGCGCAACGGCCTCGACCTCCCTGAGGAGCCGGAGGCCCGCATCCTCGGGCCCGACCCGGCGTGCGTGACCGATCCGGTCACCGAGCTCGACCTCGCGGCGGCGGGCATCACCTCCATCGTCTGGGCGACCGGCTTCGGCGTCGACTACGGCTGGCTGCAGGTGGACGCGCTGGATGCGGCGGGTCGACCGGTGCACCAGCGCGGCGTCTCCGCCGAGCGCGGCGTGTACTTCCTGGGCCTGCCGTGGCAGTCGCGCCGCGGCTCCAGCTTCATCTGGGGCGTCTGGCACGACGCCGGCTACATCGCCGACCAGATCCAGATCCAGCGCACCTACCTGTCGTACGAGAACGCCGCGGTCGCGGCGGAAGGAGCAGCCGTCTGA
- a CDS encoding APC family permease has translation MTDTKLQTSNIRTQHFRKTLGRLDIVFLSISAVISIDTVAQIAAGGGAEAFTWTAVIGLTFLFPYALVISELGSTFHDEGGPFVWVRLAFGKLTAAIATLFYWITNPLWMGGSLVFISAATWGAYIAPLPEGSAGDIVFKLVFIWLAIGTAIIGLQYGKHIVAAGAIVKILLLVVFVVTVAVYAVKNGVHGYAAGAFSPTLGGFLAVTPVILFAVVGFEAPNGAAEEMRNPQRDVPRAITSSGIISILCYLVPIFAILAVLPANKVQGASGLLDAFKEVFSVYGIATGPAMFVAALLFVFVVLTQASAWMIASDRVQAAAGADGAFFRYFGVFSKRFGTPVRMNLLSGIVATVFCISATMLLKGSTAAVFTVVLTVAISTLLLSYLVIFPSIIRLRRKYPDVERPFRVPGGRGGLWTAVVIIYAWVLLGSWVAVFPGTLESLLGLKYDFVDTWGVDRPTFEGFTVGTLIVITVLALAGYFWQRARDRRVAPGPEVLLEPVRD, from the coding sequence ATGACCGATACGAAGCTCCAGACCTCGAACATCCGAACCCAGCATTTCCGCAAGACCCTCGGCCGGCTCGACATCGTCTTCCTGTCGATCAGCGCGGTCATCTCCATCGACACGGTCGCGCAGATCGCGGCGGGCGGAGGCGCCGAGGCGTTCACCTGGACCGCCGTGATCGGCCTCACCTTCCTGTTCCCCTACGCGCTCGTCATCTCCGAGCTCGGCAGCACGTTCCACGACGAGGGCGGCCCGTTCGTCTGGGTGCGGCTCGCGTTCGGCAAGCTCACCGCGGCGATCGCGACGCTGTTCTACTGGATCACCAACCCACTCTGGATGGGCGGCTCGCTGGTGTTCATCTCCGCCGCGACCTGGGGCGCCTACATCGCCCCGCTCCCGGAGGGCAGCGCAGGGGACATCGTCTTCAAGCTGGTCTTCATCTGGCTGGCCATCGGCACCGCGATCATCGGCCTCCAGTACGGCAAGCACATCGTCGCGGCCGGAGCGATCGTCAAGATCCTGCTGCTGGTGGTGTTCGTCGTCACCGTGGCCGTGTACGCCGTCAAGAACGGCGTGCACGGGTATGCGGCCGGCGCGTTCTCGCCGACGCTCGGCGGGTTCCTCGCGGTGACGCCGGTCATCCTGTTCGCGGTCGTCGGCTTCGAGGCCCCCAACGGCGCCGCTGAGGAGATGCGGAACCCGCAGCGCGACGTCCCGCGGGCGATCACCTCCTCCGGCATCATCTCGATCCTCTGCTACCTCGTGCCGATCTTCGCCATCCTGGCCGTGCTCCCCGCGAACAAGGTGCAGGGCGCCAGCGGCCTGCTCGACGCGTTCAAGGAGGTCTTCTCGGTCTACGGCATCGCGACCGGCCCGGCGATGTTCGTCGCCGCGCTGCTGTTCGTGTTCGTGGTGCTGACCCAGGCGAGCGCGTGGATGATCGCCTCCGACCGTGTGCAGGCCGCCGCCGGCGCGGACGGCGCGTTCTTCCGCTACTTCGGCGTCTTCTCGAAGCGCTTCGGCACCCCGGTGCGGATGAACCTGCTCTCCGGGATCGTGGCGACCGTGTTCTGCATCTCGGCCACGATGCTGCTCAAGGGCAGCACGGCAGCGGTGTTCACGGTGGTGCTGACGGTCGCGATCTCCACGCTGCTGCTGTCGTACTTGGTGATCTTCCCGTCCATCATCCGGCTGCGCCGGAAGTACCCGGACGTCGAGCGCCCGTTCCGTGTGCCGGGCGGCCGCGGCGGCCTGTGGACCGCCGTCGTCATCATCTACGCGTGGGTGCTGCTCGGCTCCTGGGTCGCCGTCTTCCCCGGAACGCTCGAGTCGCTCCTCGGCCTCAAGTACGACTTCGTCGACACCTGGGGCGTCGACCGCCCCACCTTCGAAGGCTTCACGGTCGGCACCCTGATCGTCATCACCGTCCTGGCCCTGGCCGGCTACTTCTGGCAGCGCGCCCGCGACCGCCGCGTCGCCCCCGGCCCCGAGGTCCTCCTCGAGCCGGTCCGCGACTGA
- a CDS encoding RidA family protein, translated as MPTHTRIRPFNTKDTYPEQNLDNDLCQAVVAGGVVYLRGQIGQDLETRESVGIGDVEAQAEKAMANIAMLLEEAGSSLDDIVKVVIYLIDPRYREAVYRVVGRWLKGVFPVSTGIVVSALARPEWLVEIDATAVLSSPTAAAGGME; from the coding sequence ATGCCGACTCACACCCGCATCCGCCCGTTCAACACCAAGGACACCTACCCCGAGCAGAACCTCGACAACGACCTCTGCCAGGCCGTCGTCGCGGGCGGCGTCGTCTACCTGCGCGGCCAGATCGGCCAGGACCTGGAGACCCGCGAGTCGGTCGGCATCGGCGACGTGGAGGCGCAGGCCGAGAAAGCCATGGCGAACATCGCGATGCTGCTGGAGGAGGCCGGATCGAGCCTCGACGACATTGTGAAGGTCGTCATCTACCTCATCGACCCGCGCTACCGGGAGGCCGTCTACCGCGTCGTCGGACGCTGGCTGAAGGGCGTGTTCCCGGTCTCCACCGGTATCGTCGTCTCGGCGCTGGCCCGGCCGGAGTGGCTGGTCGAGATCGACGCGACCGCCGTGCTGAGCTCTCCGACTGCCGCGGCGGGAGGCATGGAGTGA
- a CDS encoding cytosine permease, with protein sequence MTTEVRSDALGVETRTIDYIPEDERHGKARNLFTIWFGGNIMMLSIATGLLATAVYGLPIWAAIVALVVGNLIGGVVMALHAAQGPQMGVPQMLQTRAQFGSYGSLLVVVIVVGMYVAFFASNVILGGQALDSLTHLGAFWSTVIVGLISVFGAVFGYRLLHVFGTVMSVVAGLTITIVFVYIFAAGTLPASAIDYGSVTAAGIMGTVSVAALWQIAYAPYVSDYTRYMPKDTGVRAAFWATFAGCVAGSVIPMVLGSIVGAAFPKDDVATGLSALIPGIAGLAMLVFGVGISVSNGMNLYCGSLAIITIGQTLFPKWIPRAVTRGAIAVILFLVALVLGFAFSANFLVNLSNLMILLLCVLIPWTAVNLVDYYAVKHGKYDIPSLFRQDGGVYGRVNRNAVICYVLGVLIQLPFINTAFYTGPIATALGGVDISWIVGLAVICPLYYALMKWAPSKAAAPAAVSTSLPTPVAGAE encoded by the coding sequence ATGACCACAGAGGTCCGCAGCGACGCCCTCGGCGTCGAGACCCGCACCATCGACTACATCCCCGAGGACGAGCGGCACGGCAAGGCCCGCAACCTGTTCACGATCTGGTTCGGCGGCAACATCATGATGCTGTCGATCGCGACGGGGCTGCTCGCGACCGCGGTGTACGGCCTCCCGATCTGGGCGGCGATCGTGGCGCTCGTCGTCGGCAACCTGATCGGCGGCGTCGTGATGGCGTTGCACGCGGCCCAGGGGCCGCAGATGGGCGTGCCGCAGATGCTGCAGACCCGCGCGCAGTTCGGCTCGTACGGCAGCCTCCTGGTCGTCGTCATCGTGGTCGGGATGTACGTGGCGTTCTTCGCCTCGAACGTGATCCTGGGCGGTCAGGCGCTCGACTCGCTGACCCACCTCGGCGCGTTCTGGTCGACGGTGATCGTCGGCCTGATCAGCGTCTTCGGCGCCGTGTTCGGCTACCGGCTGCTGCACGTGTTCGGGACGGTGATGAGCGTCGTCGCCGGCCTCACCATCACCATCGTCTTCGTCTACATCTTCGCCGCGGGCACCCTCCCCGCGAGCGCCATCGACTACGGCTCGGTCACCGCCGCCGGCATCATGGGCACGGTCTCGGTCGCCGCGCTCTGGCAGATCGCCTACGCGCCCTACGTGTCCGACTACACGCGCTACATGCCGAAGGACACCGGCGTGCGCGCCGCGTTCTGGGCGACGTTCGCCGGCTGCGTGGCGGGCTCGGTCATCCCGATGGTGCTCGGCTCCATCGTCGGCGCGGCCTTCCCGAAGGACGACGTCGCGACCGGGCTGAGCGCGCTCATCCCCGGAATCGCCGGGCTCGCGATGCTCGTGTTCGGCGTCGGGATCAGCGTCAGCAACGGGATGAACCTCTACTGCGGCAGCCTCGCCATCATCACCATCGGGCAGACGCTGTTCCCGAAGTGGATCCCGCGGGCCGTCACCCGCGGGGCCATCGCGGTCATCCTGTTCCTCGTCGCGCTGGTGCTCGGCTTCGCGTTCTCGGCCAACTTCCTGGTCAACCTGTCGAACCTGATGATCCTGCTGCTGTGCGTGCTCATCCCGTGGACGGCCGTCAACCTGGTCGACTACTACGCGGTCAAGCACGGCAAGTACGACATCCCCTCGCTGTTCCGGCAGGACGGCGGCGTCTACGGGCGGGTCAACCGCAACGCCGTGATCTGCTACGTGCTGGGCGTCCTCATCCAGCTCCCGTTCATCAACACCGCTTTCTACACCGGCCCGATCGCGACCGCGCTCGGCGGCGTCGACATCTCGTGGATCGTCGGCCTGGCCGTGATCTGCCCGCTGTACTACGCGCTCATGAAGTGGGCGCCGTCGAAGGCGGCGGCGCCGGCCGCGGTCTCCACCTCCCTCCCCACCCCCGTCGCAGGAGCAGAATGA